The following are from one region of the Gossypium hirsutum isolate 1008001.06 chromosome D03, Gossypium_hirsutum_v2.1, whole genome shotgun sequence genome:
- the LOC107927034 gene encoding spermidine coumaroyl-CoA acyltransferase — MATHSSIMFSVDRKDIAFVKPSKPTPSHLLSLSTIDNDLNLEIMCHTVFVYQSNADFCTKGEEIKDPASIIKEALSNLLVYYYPLAGKMKRETDGKLRITCNTDDGVPFLVATANCKLSSLNYLDGIDVKTGKEFALDFPSESDDGYHPLVMQVTKFVCGGFTIALSLSHSVCDGFGAAQVFQALAELASGNNEPSVKPVWDRHLLVAKPIEAIPSDMLDKASSATSPYLPSTDIVHDCFYVTEDSIKTLKMNLIKESKDETVTSLEVLSAYIWRARFRALKLNPDGKTIFSMAVGMRRTVKPPLPEGYYGNAFTAANASMTGKELNEGSLTKAVKQIKEGKKLATNNDYIWNLMSINEKLRELNMKFEAASGATMVITDWRRLGLVEDIDFGWKGCVNMIPLPWNMFGYVDLVFLLPPCKLDQSMKGGARVLVSLPRAAIAKFREEMDALKHGDDAAGH; from the coding sequence ATGGCAACCCACAGTAGCATCATGTTCTCAGTTGACAGAAAAGACATAGCGTTCGTTAAACCCTCCAAACCAACACCCTCACACCTTCTATCTCTCTCCACCATTGACAATGATCTTAACCTTGAGATCATGTGCCACACTGTTTTCGTATACCAATCAAATGCCGATTTTTGTACTAAGGGAGAAGAGATAAAAGATCCAGCTTCAATAATCAAGGAAGCTCTCTCCAACCTCTTGGTTTATTACTATCCACTAGCAGGGAAGATGAAGAGGGAGACTGATGGGAAACTTCGAATCACTTGCAATACTGATGATGGGGTGCCTTTCTTAGTAGCAACTGCGAATTGCAAGCTCTCTTCGTTGAATTACTTGGACGGCATAGATGTTAAAACTGGTAAAGAATTTGCCTTGGATTTCCCATCAGAATCTGACGATGGTTATCACCCTTTAGTCATGCAGGTGACCAAGTTCGTATGTGGAGGGTTCACCATTGCTTTGAGCTTATCACACTCGGTTTGCGATGGCTTTGGTGCAGCTCAGGTCTTTCAAGCCTTGGCTGAGCTTGCAAGTGGTAACAACGAGCCCTCGGTTAAACCAGTATGGGATAGGCACTTACTGGTAGCCAAACCTATCGAAGCAATCCCTTCAGATATGCTCGATAAGGCCTCGTCTGCAACTTCACCATATCTGCCATCTACTGACATAGTCCATGATTGCTTTTATGTAACCGAAGACAGCATAAAAACCTTGAAAATGAATTTGATCAAAGAAAGCAAAGATGAAACAGTGACCAGCCTTGAGGTCCTATCAGCCTATATATGGAGAGCAAGGTTCAGAGCATTAAAATTGAACCCAGATGGAAAAACAATTTTCTCCATGGCTGTAGGTATGAGACGCACTGTGAAACCACCATTGCCTGAAGGATACTATGGCAATGCTTTCACCGCGGCAAATGCATCCATGACAGGGAAGGAACTCAATGAAGGGTCGCTCACAAAAGCTGTGAAACAAATCAAGGAGGGCAAAAAGCTTGCTACCAACAATGACTATATATGGAACTTGATGAGCATTAACGAGAAACTGAGGGAACTAAACATGAAGTTTGAAGCAGCCAGTGGTGCAACCATGGTGATAACAGACTGGAGGCGGTTGGGTCTAGTGGAAGACATAGATTTTGGATGGAAAGGATGTGTGAACATGATACCATTGCCGTGGAACATGTTTGGGTACGTGGATTTGGTGTTTTTATTGCCTCCTTGCAAACTGGACCAATCAATGAAAGGCGGAGCTAGGGTGTTGGTTTCCCTACCTAGGGCTGCTATTGCCAAATTCAGGGAAGAAATGGATGCTCTCAAGCATGGTGACGATGCTGCTGGCCATTAG